The window GCGCAGGTCGCCATCGCGGGCCGCGCGGCCGACTTGCGCTTGGGGACGAGGAGTTCGCCGCCGCGCACGAGGGCGGCGGCCTCCGCCACCGACGGGGTACCGACGGCGGCGAGGGGCGCGTCCGAGGGGTTCGGCACGTCGACCGCCGCCAACTCCTCGGCGCCGTACGTCACCACGGGCACCCCGAGCCGCTCGGCCGCCCCGAGAATGCCGGGCTCCTCGGCCTTGGCATCCACGGTGGCGAGCTCGGCGACGGACCTCACCGAAAGACCCGCGTCCCGGAGCGCGTCCTGGACGAGCCCGAGCACCTCGTCGACGGGGGCGCCCTTGGAGGCGCCGACGCCCACGACGAGGGAGGGCGGCCGGAGCACGACCTCACGCTCGGCGGGCTCAACAGCCGTGTCACTGACGCGAATTGAGTACGCCCCGGCCGCGGCGACCCGCAGCGGCGGCAGTGGCCAGGCCAACTCGGCGTTCAGCGCGACCGGTTCGCCGTCCAGCATGGCCCGGGACACCCCGGCCACATCCCCTTCGACGGGCAGGCCGAGCGTGTCGAGCCCCGGTACTCCCACGGAGTCGGTCGCCGTCGTCACGACAGGCTCGGCACCGAGCAACTCGCCGACCTCACGGGCGAGTTCATTCGCACCGCCGCCGTGGCCCCCGACCAGGGACACCGCGAACCGCCCGCCCTCGTCGACGCACACGATGCCGGGGTCGGACGCCTTGTCGACGAGCAGCGGCGCGACGAGCCGCACCACGGCCCCCGTGGCGAGGAAGCACACGAGCTGCTCACACTCCGCGAAGGCCCGCCGCACGGCGTCCCCCACGGGGCCCTCGTACACACGGGTACGGCCCGGCCAGGCCGAGGCCACCCGCCGACAGCCCGCCGAACCGGCGGCCGTCGCGGAAATCAGGCCGATCACTGAGCAACTCCTTCACTACGTACCGGAGGCCGGACGCCCCACAGCAGAAAAACGGGGTTGGTCGCCGCGAGCCGGGTGACGTCCCCCGGCAGCGGCGCCAGCCGGGACGACTGCAGCAGTACGCCGTCACAGTCGAGCCCGGCCGCGACCAGCGCGTCCCGGACCGCCGGAACCCGGTCCAGGGCCGCCATCGCCACGACGACCGACCGCCGCGCCCGCCGGGCACAGGCGGTCACGATGGCGGGCAGTTCCCGCCCGCCCCCGCCGATGAACACGGCGTCGGGGTCGGGCAGGTCGGACAGCACGGTCGGCGCGGCGCCGTGCACGGCGGTCACGTCGACCCGGTGCGCGGCGGCGTTGGCGCGGACCCGCTCCACGCCGTCCAGGGTCTTCTCCACGGCGGTCACGGCGGCCCCCAGCCGTGCGCACTCCACGGCGACCGAGCCCGAGCCCGCGCCGATGTCCCACACGTGGTCACCGAGCCGCGGCCCGAGTCGGGCCAGCGCCAGCGCCCGTACCTCGAACTTGGTGATCATCGAGTCGCGGTGGGCGAACTCGCCCTCTTCCAGCGCCCACTGGGCGGGCCCTGGCGGCGGCCCGGCGATCGTGCGCACGGGGGAGAGGACGCGCGACTCGTCGAGACAGAGCACGACGCTCACCGCCGGCCCCCAGTCACGGGCGGCGGCCTCGGCGGGGGTGATCCGCTCGATGCGTTCGCCGGGGCCGGGGCCAGTGTCGGGGTGGGGGCCTGGGGCGGGGTTTGGGGCCGAGCCCGGGTCTGAGCCGGGGCCGGAATCCGAGCTGGAGCCGGGGCCCGAGCCCGAGCTGAAGCGGGGGCCCACGCCAGCGCCCGAACTCGCGCCCACGCCAGCGCCCGAACCCGCGCCCGTGCCGGAGCCTGAACCCGCGCCCACGCCGGAGCCCGTGTCCGCACCCGTGCCGGACCCCGCGCTCGGAACAGAGGCCGAAGCCGAGCCCGAGCCAGAGCCCGAGCCAGAGCCCGAGCCCGAGACGAAGCGGCGGCCCGCGCCCGTGTCCGTGCCGGAGGCCGCTCCCGGGGCAGCGGCCGAAGCCGAGCCCGAGCCCGAGCCCGAGCCCGAGCCCGAGCCCGAGCCAGAGCCAGAGCCAGAGCCAGAGCCCGAGCCCGAGACGAAGCGGCGGCCCGCGCCCGCGTCCTTGCCGGAGGCCGCTCCCGGGGCAGCGGCCGAAGTCGCATCCGCCCCCAGCGCTGAAACCGCACCCGCCCCCAACGCCGAAGCCACCACCAACACCCGCCCGCTGGACCGCAGCGCGGCCCCGAGTTCCGCCGGTCCGGATCCCGGACCGGTCAGCACCGCCACCTTGGGATGGGCCCGGCAGACGTTCACGGCGGTCCGCAGGTCACGCCCGTGCGCGCTCACGACCACCGCGTCGTCCCAGGTCAGCCCGATCCGCGCGAAGGCGGTCGCGACGGACGACACCCCAGGGTGGACCTCCAGCCGCTCGGCCCCGAAACGTTCGGCGAGGGCCCGGACGATCCCGAAGAACCCGGGGTCCCCGGAGGCCAGCACGACGACCCGCCCCTGGCCCTCCGGCTTCTCCAGGAACTGCTCGATCGCGTCGAGGGCGGGCGCGAGCGGACCCAGGACGACCCGCTCGGCCGTGTCCGGCATCGTCGTCGCGGCGGCCAGGTGACGCCGGCCGCCCACGACGAGCCCCGCCCCGGCCAACGCGGCCCCGGCGTCCGGCGAAAGGGGCGCCCCCGTACCCGTACCGACGACGGTGATCACGGAGTGACACCCTGTGCGCCCTGCGTACCCCGCGCGCCGCCCTGTGCGCCCTGCGTCCGCAGTGCCCTGCGGGCCTCGGGGTCGGCCTTGCGGAAGCCGTGGAAGTGGCCGGGGTGGTAGAGGTGCGAGCGGGTGCCGTGCGCGTCGAGGGCCGGGCCGACCAGGAACAGCGTGTGCTTCCAGAGCTTGTGCTCCTTGACGGTCTCCTCCAGCGTGCTGATCGTGCACTTCACGATCAGCTCCTCCGGCCAGGTGGCCTGGTACGCGACCACGACCGGCGTCGACGTCGGATAACCGCCCTCCAGCAGCTCCCGTACGAGCTGTCCGCTGCGGGCTGCCGACAGGAACAGGGCCATCGTCGTCCCGTGCCGCGCGAACTCCCGTACTTCTTCGCCCGGCGGCATCGGCGTCTTGCCGCCGCCGAGCCGGGTGAGGATCACGGACTGCGCGACCTCGGGGATGGTCAGCTCCCGCTGGGCGAGCGCGGCGACGGCGGAGAACGACGAGACACCGGGCACGATCTCGGTCTCGATGCCGATCTCCGCGCACCGGTCGACCTGCTCCTGGGTGCCGCCCCAGAGCGCGGGGTCGCCGGAGTGGATCCGGGCGACCTTCAGCCCGGTCTCGGCGGCGCGCTCGTACACCGCGACGACGTCCTCCAGCGACATCGTCGCCGAGTCCAGGATCTCGGCTCCCGCGCGTGCGTGTTCGAGGACCTCGGCCTGCACCAGGCTGGCCGCCCAGATCACGACGTCGGCCTCGGCGATGGCGCGCGCGGCGCGGAACGTCAGCAGGTCGGCGGCACCGGGCCCGGCCCCGACGAAGGTCACCTTGCCGGTGGGGGCATCGGCCATGGGATGGGGTCCTCTCCTACGAATGCTGCGGGTAACGCTGCCGGGGGTGGTGCAGGGGGTGGTGCAGGGGGTTTCGGGGTGCTTCGGGACATCAGGACACGTATTCCGGAAGCCGTGCGGGCTCGGGCGTGCGGCGAACGTGCGTGAACACGGGTCGATCGGATAGCAAGGGCGTATGGCGGTGTTCGTCGCGCTCGGCGCGTTCCTCATGACGCTGGCCGGCGGCTGGACGGCGCAACGCGTCACCGACCGCCGCCACCTCGTACTCGGTCTGGCAGGCGGCCTGATGCTGGGCGTCGTCGGCCTGGACCTGCTGCCGGAGGCGCTCGACGCGGCGGGCGACGAGATCTTCGGCGTACCGGCCGCGCTCCTGCTGTTCGTGGCGGGCTTCCTGCTGGCGCACCTGGTGGAACGCCTGCTGGCCGTCCGCCAGGCGGCGCACGGAGGCGAGGAACACAACGGCCGCGCGCCCGAAGTCGGGCTGACGGCCGCCGCCGCGATGGTCGGCCACAGCGCCATGGACGGCGTGGCGATCGGCGCGGCCTTCCAGGTCGGCGGCGGCATGGGAGCGGCCGTGGCCGTCGCCGTGATCGCCCACGACTTCGCGGACGGCTTCAACACGTACACGATCACGACCCTGTACGGGAACGCCCGCCGCAAGGCGGTCGCGATGCTGTTCGCGGACGCGGCGGCCCCGGTCGTGGGCGCCGCCTCGACGCTCTTCTTCTCCATCCCCGAGCATCTGCTCGGCGGCTATCTCGGCTTCTTCGGCGGCGCGCTGCTCTATCTCGCCGCCGCCGAGATTCTCCCCGAGGCCCACCACGAACACCCGGCCCGCTCCACGCTGCTGTGCACGATCGCGGGGGCTGCCTTCATCTGGCTGGTGGTGGGCGTCGCGGAGTGAGGCGCGCGGGTGGCGCCCTCCGACCGGAGTCACTGTTCTGACGGGAGTCACAGCTTGCCGCCGCGTCCGCCGTCGCGCCGCGCGGGCGCGATGAGCGTCGAGAGATAGGGCAGCGTGGTGCCGTCCAGCTCGCCCGCGGGCCGGATGGACTCCTCCGGCAGCCCCAAGGCCGACCCCCACACGGCGTCGTCGAGCCGCCCGGTCTCCCGCAGCGCCGCGGCGACCTCCTGCGCCAGCCGCCCGAACTTGTACGCGACGACGGTCCCGGGCCCGTTGAGCGCGTCCTTGAGCGCACCGGCCCCGGCGGTGACGGGCACGAGCGTCAGCGGCTCGGTGCCCTCCGTCAGCACAGCCCCGGACCGGGCGGCGAGATCCTGCATGGCGGTGATACCGGGCACGGTCTCGACGACGGTCCCCGGTACGAGGTCCTCGATGGTCTGCGCGAGATAGGTGAACGTGGAGTACACGTTCGGGTCGCCGATGGTCGCGAACGCCACGGTCCCGTGCGCACGCAGCAGCCCGGCCACTCGCTCCCCGGCGGCGTCCCAGGCGGCCTCGCGGCGCTCCCGGTCGGACCGCTCGTTGAGCGCGAAGACGACACGTACCACCTTGTCCTCGGGCACGTAGTGCAGCACGGTGGCCTCGGCGCGCCCCCGCTCCCCGCCATCCGTCCCATCGGGCGCGGCCATGACGGGAACGACGACGACATCGGCCGCCCGAAGGCAGTTGACCCCCTTGACGGTCACGAGCTCGGGATCCCCGGGCCCGACCCCGACCCCGATCAGCCTGCTGTTGCCCATGACCCGACACACCTCTCCACGAACCGACGGGCGACACCGGGCGCGGACGCCCAGTGCGTATGCAGATAACTCGCGTGCACGCCCTGCTGTACGAAACCTTCGACCCGCCGCACCGGAACGCGTACGCCCCAGGCCGGAGCGACCCCCGCCCCGGGCTCCACGACGGTCCGGTGAAACTCATGCCCGCGCATCCGGCTGCCGGCCTCGGCCAGCACACTGTCGGACACGGCGACGGCATCCCGATACCCCAGCGTCAGCCGCTCGTCCATCCGCGCCTTCGCGTCGATCACCCCGCACATGGGCCGACCGTCGAGCTCACGCGAGAGATACAGCAGCCCCGCACACTCGGCCGCGACGGGCGCCCCACGCCCGGCAAGCGAGGCAACGGCCTTACGGAGGGGCTCGTTGGCGGACAACTCAGGGCCGTACACCTCGGGAAACCCGCCCCCGATGACCAACCCCCGTGTCCCTTCGGGCAGTTCCTCGTCCCGAAGCGGATCGAAGGTGACAACCTCCGCGCCGGCGGCGGCAAGCAACTCGGCATGCTCGGCGTAGGAGAAGCTGAAGGCGGCCCCACCCGCGATGGCAACTCGCGGGCCATTCAGCCCGTCCGGCGTTTGAGGACGAGGCCGTTCAGGCCGATACGGGGGTCTGGGGGCGGAGCCCCCAGGGTCGGGAACGGGAAGGGGCGGCGGGGGCGAGGAAGCCAAGACCTCAGCCGCATCCCACGAGTCACCAGGCAACGCCCCAGCCCCACGAGCCAACGCGAACAACGCATCCAGGTCACACCCCTCCCGCACCTGCGAAGCCATAGCCGCAACAGCGGCAACCGCCTCCACCCGCCGCTCGGCAACAGGCACCAGCCCCAGATGCCGAGAAGGCGTCCCCACCTGCTCGGCCCGCCGCAGGA is drawn from Streptomyces liliifuscus and contains these coding sequences:
- the cobM gene encoding precorrin-4 C(11)-methyltransferase is translated as MADAPTGKVTFVGAGPGAADLLTFRAARAIAEADVVIWAASLVQAEVLEHARAGAEILDSATMSLEDVVAVYERAAETGLKVARIHSGDPALWGGTQEQVDRCAEIGIETEIVPGVSSFSAVAALAQRELTIPEVAQSVILTRLGGGKTPMPPGEEVREFARHGTTMALFLSAARSGQLVRELLEGGYPTSTPVVVAYQATWPEELIVKCTISTLEETVKEHKLWKHTLFLVGPALDAHGTRSHLYHPGHFHGFRKADPEARRALRTQGAQGGARGTQGAQGVTP
- a CDS encoding ZIP family metal transporter, with protein sequence MAVFVALGAFLMTLAGGWTAQRVTDRRHLVLGLAGGLMLGVVGLDLLPEALDAAGDEIFGVPAALLLFVAGFLLAHLVERLLAVRQAAHGGEEHNGRAPEVGLTAAAAMVGHSAMDGVAIGAAFQVGGGMGAAVAVAVIAHDFADGFNTYTITTLYGNARRKAVAMLFADAAAPVVGAASTLFFSIPEHLLGGYLGFFGGALLYLAAAEILPEAHHEHPARSTLLCTIAGAAFIWLVVGVAE
- the cobJ gene encoding precorrin-3B C(17)-methyltransferase, which produces MIGLISATAAGSAGCRRVASAWPGRTRVYEGPVGDAVRRAFAECEQLVCFLATGAVVRLVAPLLVDKASDPGIVCVDEGGRFAVSLVGGHGGGANELAREVGELLGAEPVVTTATDSVGVPGLDTLGLPVEGDVAGVSRAMLDGEPVALNAELAWPLPPLRVAAAGAYSIRVSDTAVEPAEREVVLRPPSLVVGVGASKGAPVDEVLGLVQDALRDAGLSVRSVAELATVDAKAEEPGILGAAERLGVPVVTYGAEELAAVDVPNPSDAPLAAVGTPSVAEAAALVRGGELLVPKRKSAARPAMATCAVVRRPGRGRLAVVGLGPGARDLLTPRAKDELRRASVLVGLDQYVDQIRDLLLPGTRILKSGLGAEEERARTAVAEARLGQAVALIGSGDAGVYAMASPALAEASDDIDVVGVPGVTAALAAGAILGAPLGHDHVSISLSDLHTPWEIIERRVRAAAEADLVVTFYNPRSRGRDWQLPKALTILAQHRKPTTPVGVVRNASRPDESSRVTTLSGLDPATVDMMTVVTVGNTATREIAGRMVTPRGYRWQEEPR
- the cobI gene encoding precorrin-2 C(20)-methyltransferase, encoding MGNSRLIGVGVGPGDPELVTVKGVNCLRAADVVVVPVMAAPDGTDGGERGRAEATVLHYVPEDKVVRVVFALNERSDRERREAAWDAAGERVAGLLRAHGTVAFATIGDPNVYSTFTYLAQTIEDLVPGTVVETVPGITAMQDLAARSGAVLTEGTEPLTLVPVTAGAGALKDALNGPGTVVAYKFGRLAQEVAAALRETGRLDDAVWGSALGLPEESIRPAGELDGTTLPYLSTLIAPARRDGGRGGKL
- a CDS encoding cobyrinate a,c-diamide synthase codes for the protein MSSSVPRLVIAAPSSGSGKTTVATGLMAAFASRGLAVSPHKVGPDYIDPGYHALATGRVGRNLDAYLCGAELIAPLFAHGARGCDLAVVEGVMGLFDGAAGEGELASTAHVAKLLRAPVVLVVDASSQSRSVAALVHGFASWDPEVRIGGVILNKVGSSRHEGMLREALDASGVPVLGVLRRAEQVGTPSRHLGLVPVAERRVEAVAAVAAMASQVREGCDLDALFALARGAGALPGDSWDAAEVLASSPPPPLPVPDPGGSAPRPPYRPERPRPQTPDGLNGPRVAIAGGAAFSFSYAEHAELLAAAGAEVVTFDPLRDEELPEGTRGLVIGGGFPEVYGPELSANEPLRKAVASLAGRGAPVAAECAGLLYLSRELDGRPMCGVIDAKARMDERLTLGYRDAVAVSDSVLAEAGSRMRGHEFHRTVVEPGAGVAPAWGVRVPVRRVEGFVQQGVHASYLHTHWASAPGVARRFVERCVGSWATAG